The Triticum urartu cultivar G1812 unplaced genomic scaffold, Tu2.1 TuUngrouped_contig_5333, whole genome shotgun sequence nucleotide sequence CTTCTCAAAGGGAGCGAAGGAACAACCAAACATCGATACTACAGTGGCCGGCCATGCAGAGTTGGCTCCACGTATGTAGTCCTCTCTGTCACATGGAGATCAGATCAGAGCATTTATTCATGTATATGTAGTATATAGGTAACCTCAAAGTACTCAGCATCGATCGGTGGAGCTATAATCTGCGATGCTGGCGGCAAGCAATCGATCACTAGATCTTATTGCAGTTCACAGTTGAGCTGATCTTGTAGGGGACGCTGACGCAGCACTTGGAGGGGATCTCTGCGGCCTTGCCTTCTTTGACCCCACCGGCAGCACTCTTGATGCACAAGCATGCCGCTTTCTTGTCAGCGGCGGTCTGCACTTGGCCGGCCAATCTCCTAACGCCGCTGCAGCAGGCCGCAGACGGGCTGGCGCCGCTGCCACGTGCATAGGAAAGGCAGGGGCCAAGGGCGGAGTTCACCTGGCCGCAGGAGATTGCCGCGTCGGAGGCTACAAGGAGGAGTGCCGCCACCAGGGCGACCAGCACGAGCTTAGTAGCTGTAGTGCGAGCCATCTCGACCGAATTATTTTTTTAGAACGAAGACGCCAGATGCGTCCGGCTTTAAATTAATAAATCCACAACAGGCAGCGTAGCAACAACACAACAAGTCTTAGAACAACGACACAGGCCGTTCCGGCCAACGCAAAAGGATCGACGAAAGAAGTCCAGGCGCGACTTGACCAACTACTAGCGGATTACAGGGCAGCGCCCGTACAGAGCACGCAGGCTCGTCAAGCACCAAAAGGGACCAAGGACACTCGTCCTGGTCAAGGCTCCCTAGCCATCACGTAAACTTGCATCAGACGTTGTTGGACGGTCTTAAGCATCTCAGCATCCCTGCGCCTCCCCAACGGACCCCACTGCTGTAAGAGAAGGTTGCATTCGAAAATAATGTTAGCAGGATGCGAAGGGAAGATACCCTCGATAGTGAATTTGTTCCTAATTAGCCACATCGCCCAGAGTAGTGCCCCAACACAGCTTCACATAACCCGTTTTGAGCGTCCATGGATCGAGCTTAGAAGTTGAGACAACTCGGCAGCCGATCTAGGGTCCCATTGGACCCCTGCCGCGGTCCAAACCGCGCTCCATGCAAATCTTGCAAGAGAGCAGGAGAAAACCACATGGGAGGCATCCTCAGGAGCCCCACACAGCGCGCACGATCCCGTGGCCGGACCGTTGCGCTTTGCCACATTAATGGAGGTGGGCAGCTTATCGCGGAATAATTGCTACATAAATAGCTTGATTTTTAGGGGCAGCCGCGCTTTCCACAAACCTGCGAACGCGTGGTGTGTCGTCCCTCGACACAACTTGCGGTACAAGGAATTGACCGAGAATTTCCCAGAGCTAGTGAGCGCCCAACTCACCGCGTCCGGTTCATCTACTAGGTTGATCGGCCCAAGGAGGTGCATCATAGCCGTTAGGCTAGCCTTCTCTTTCCCATTCAATTCCCGTTTGAAGTGGATCGCCGGCGGTGTCGACCCGAGTGCATCCGCCATCGATATCGCGGGGTCCACTGCTAGGTCAAATAACTCCCGGAATTCGGCCCATAGGGGTTGGGGCCCTACCCAGTGGTCCGTCCAGAAACGGGCCGAACGGCCATTCCCAATGGCAAACTTTGCCCCCATGGCAAATGCCGCTTTGACTGACTGCAAGTCGTTCCAGAAAGGGGATCCCCTTGCCCTCCCTTCAAAGAAATTACCTTCAGGGAAATACTTGGCCTTCAGGAGATCGACCCACAAGCCAGTAGCCCCTTGTGTAATTTTCCAGATCCATTTATAAGTCTGGAATTGGTGATCCCGAGGCCTCCCAAGGCCTTGGGTCGACAAACCCAGGCCCATTTGACCATATGGTATTTACGGTTTGGGTCGGTTCCTTCCCAAAAGAACTTAGCGCGGGGTGTGTCAAACTTCACATGGAACCCTTCAGCAAGCAAGAACAGGCCCATGGCGAACATTGGAAAGGAAGAGAGGCTGGAATTCGTGAGAATTAGCCTTGCCGCCTTGGATAGGAATTTCCCTCTCCAGGGGCACACCCTCCCCCGAACCTTCCCACATAAGGGATCCCAATCCTCTATCGTGGGCCTTTCAGTGTCAATAGGCAAG carries:
- the LOC125529092 gene encoding non-specific lipid-transfer protein 4.1-like, which codes for MARTTATKLVLVALVAALLLVASDAAISCGQVNSALGPCLSYARGSGASPSAACCSGVRRLAGQVQTAADKKAACLCIKSAAGGVKEGKAAEIPSKCCVSVPYKISSTVNCNKI